A genome region from Triticum aestivum cultivar Chinese Spring chromosome 2B, IWGSC CS RefSeq v2.1, whole genome shotgun sequence includes the following:
- the LOC123042213 gene encoding uncharacterized protein (The sequence of the model RefSeq protein was modified relative to this genomic sequence to represent the inferred CDS: added 9 bases not found in genome assembly): MAVKAAVTAGDVCVLKRCQQHGGQDLKEKKGTKRKAEEAPEGDESPLEVCSIRRKTAGIDCSELGQGATPATAAAARREEAPERKMTRLPQEEVDSILTKEMDDDSLPPEYKALKRHNPALIPSPEEEMDEDVVSFYNVVRFFYEIGEDFREFQAWVRTEYAKNGYVEVDDEYLRHQQEMEAMNEAARKEALKAFDFSDLLDF; this comes from the coding sequence AAGGCAGCTGTGACCGCCGGCGATGTGTGTGTGCTGAAGCGGTGCCAGCAGCATGGCGGTCAAGATCTGAAGGAGAAGAAGGGAACCAAAAGGAAAGCAGAGGAGGCACCAGAAGGCGACGAATCTCCACTGGAGGTCTGCTCCATCAGAAGGAAAACAGCCGGGATCGACTGCTCTGAGTTGGGGCAGGGAGCCacaccggcgacggcggcggcagccagGCGCGAGGAGGCTCCGGAGAGAAAGATGACGAGGCTGCCGCAGGAGGAGGTGGATTCCATCCTAACCAAGGAGATGGATGACGACTCTCTCCCTCCCGAGTACAAGGCCCTGAAGCGCCACAACCCTGCCCTGATTCCTTCGCCGGAAGAGGAGATGGACGAGGACGTGGTGAGCTTCTACAACGTCGTGCGCTTTTTCTACGAGATTGGAGAGGATTTCAGGGAATTCCAGGCCTGGGTCCGCACCGAGTACGCCAAGAATGGCTACGTCGAGGTGGATGATGAGTACCTGCGCCATCAACAGGAGATGGAAGCAATGAACGAAGCAGCACGCAAGGAGGCACTCAAAGCCTTCGATTTTTCAGACTTGCTCGACTTCTGA
- the LOC123042214 gene encoding cysteine proteinase inhibitor 6-like encodes MRTTSFLLIVVVVIVYAIDVPATGYGESMGTRLWNTTGANGWEPIKNINDKHIQELGDWAVLEFSKRVNCLVKFNKVVSGRQQLMSGMNYELIIDVAHFEGKDGKYKAELHEQELTKKHQLLSFMKVN; translated from the coding sequence ATGAGGACAACCAGTTTCCTACTCATTGTTGTTGTTGTGATCGTGTATGCCATCGATGTACCAGCCACGGGCTATGGTGAATCGATGGGAACCCGATTGTGGAACACGACAGGAGCTAATGGATGGGAACCAATCAAGAACATAAATGACAAACACATCCAGGAGCTTGGCGATTGGGCGGTGTTGGAATTCAGCAAGCGTGTGAACTGCCTGGTCAAGTTCAACAAGGTGGTGAGTGGCAGACAACAACTCATGTCTGGCATGAACTATGAGCTCATCATTGATGTGGCACACTTTGAGGGGAAAGATGGAAAATACAAGGCAGAGTTGCATGAGCAGGAGTTGACCAAGAAACACCAACTTCTCTCCTTCATGAAGGTGAACTAA